In Salarias fasciatus chromosome 20, fSalaFa1.1, whole genome shotgun sequence, a single window of DNA contains:
- the sdcbp2 gene encoding syntenin-2 isoform X1, producing MSLYPSLEDLKVDKVIKAQAQYVQSTSSSTMPAIAEGTYQPQFSTAAAAAGMPASSLYPNLEELGDYMGLALNSDEVQRNLSLVPAAENQVALPSASGVGAMVRPVTGADIGIRRAEIRPGLREIILCKDQDGKVGLRLRSIDNGVFIQLVQANSPAALAGLRFGDQVLQINGQNCAGWSVDKAHKALKAAAETRIELVVRDRPFQRTVTMHKDSSGHVGFIYKSGRITSLVKDGSAARNGLLTEHYICEINGQNVIGLKDSQIKDILSTSPTAMTITIMPKFIYEHMIKRMSSGLLRSSMDHSVPEV from the exons atgtcCCTGTATCCATCCCTCGAGGACCTGAAGGTCGACAAGGTGATCAAG gcccaggcccagtaCGTCCAGAGCACCAGCTCCAGCACCATGCCGGCCATCGCCGAGGGGACCTACCAGCCCCAGttctccaccgccgccgccgccgccgggatgCCGGCCTCCA gCTTGTACCCAaacctggaggagctgggagaCTACATGGGTCTGGCGCTCAACAGCGACGAAGTCCAGAGGAACCTGTCCCTGGTGCCCGCCGCTGAAAAC caggtggcgctgcccTCCGCCTCCGGGGTGGGCGCCATGGTGCGGCCGGTGACGGGCGCGGACATCGGCATCCGGCGGGCGGAGATCCGCCCGGGGCTGCGGGAGATCATCCTGTGTAAGGACCAGGACGGGAAGGTGGGACTGCGGCTGCGCTCCATCGACAAC GGAGTGTTTATCCAGCTGGTCCAGGCCAACTCCCCCGCCGCCCTGGCCGGCCTGCGCTTCGGGGACCAGGTCCTGCAGATCAACGGGCAGAACTGCGCCGGGTGGAGCGTGGACAAGGCCCACAAGGCCCTGAAGGCCGCGGCCGAGACCCGCATCGAGCTGGTGGTCCGGGACAG acccTTCCAGCGCACCGTCACCATGCACAAAGACAGCTCGGGCCACGTGGGCTTCATCTACAAATCAGGAAGAATCACCTCGCTGGTCAAAGACGGCTCGGCGGCGCGGAACGGGCTGCTGACCGAGCACTACATCTGTGAAATCAACGGACAGAACGTGATCGGGCTGAAG GACTCGCAGATCAAGGACATCCTGAGCACGTCCCCCACCGCCATGACCATCACCATCATGCCCAAGTTCATCTACGAACACATGATCAAGAG gATGTCCAGCGGCCTGCTGCGCTCCTCCATGGACCACTCCGTCCCCGAGGtgtga
- the sdcbp2 gene encoding syntenin-2 isoform X2 codes for MSLYPSLEDLKVDKVIKAQAQYVQSTSSSTMPAIAEGTYQPQFSTAAAAAGMPASSLYPNLEELGDYMGLALNSDEVQRNLSLVPAAENVALPSASGVGAMVRPVTGADIGIRRAEIRPGLREIILCKDQDGKVGLRLRSIDNGVFIQLVQANSPAALAGLRFGDQVLQINGQNCAGWSVDKAHKALKAAAETRIELVVRDRPFQRTVTMHKDSSGHVGFIYKSGRITSLVKDGSAARNGLLTEHYICEINGQNVIGLKDSQIKDILSTSPTAMTITIMPKFIYEHMIKRMSSGLLRSSMDHSVPEV; via the exons atgtcCCTGTATCCATCCCTCGAGGACCTGAAGGTCGACAAGGTGATCAAG gcccaggcccagtaCGTCCAGAGCACCAGCTCCAGCACCATGCCGGCCATCGCCGAGGGGACCTACCAGCCCCAGttctccaccgccgccgccgccgccgggatgCCGGCCTCCA gCTTGTACCCAaacctggaggagctgggagaCTACATGGGTCTGGCGCTCAACAGCGACGAAGTCCAGAGGAACCTGTCCCTGGTGCCCGCCGCTGAAAAC gtggcgctgcccTCCGCCTCCGGGGTGGGCGCCATGGTGCGGCCGGTGACGGGCGCGGACATCGGCATCCGGCGGGCGGAGATCCGCCCGGGGCTGCGGGAGATCATCCTGTGTAAGGACCAGGACGGGAAGGTGGGACTGCGGCTGCGCTCCATCGACAAC GGAGTGTTTATCCAGCTGGTCCAGGCCAACTCCCCCGCCGCCCTGGCCGGCCTGCGCTTCGGGGACCAGGTCCTGCAGATCAACGGGCAGAACTGCGCCGGGTGGAGCGTGGACAAGGCCCACAAGGCCCTGAAGGCCGCGGCCGAGACCCGCATCGAGCTGGTGGTCCGGGACAG acccTTCCAGCGCACCGTCACCATGCACAAAGACAGCTCGGGCCACGTGGGCTTCATCTACAAATCAGGAAGAATCACCTCGCTGGTCAAAGACGGCTCGGCGGCGCGGAACGGGCTGCTGACCGAGCACTACATCTGTGAAATCAACGGACAGAACGTGATCGGGCTGAAG GACTCGCAGATCAAGGACATCCTGAGCACGTCCCCCACCGCCATGACCATCACCATCATGCCCAAGTTCATCTACGAACACATGATCAAGAG gATGTCCAGCGGCCTGCTGCGCTCCTCCATGGACCACTCCGTCCCCGAGGtgtga